From the genome of Nitrospirota bacterium:
ACCAACGGTTCCGGCAGGGACCGCCCCCCGTCAGCATCAATGAACAGATTCGCATGAAGGCGGAATGTTTCCATTGGCTGGGGAAAGCCCGAGATCTAGCCGATAAGCAGGCCACCGCGCAGTATCTCCTGTCGATGTTTTTCGATGACGCCATCAACGCCTTCTTCCGGCTACGGGGATTCTGGCTGACCGCGCCGGTGGACTCGCTCAAGTTCATCGCCTCCCGTGATGCCACGCTGGGCGACCTGATCGGGCGGTTCCTGACTGCCGCCACCCTAGCGGAGCGGCTCAACATCGGCCGTGATCTTGCCGATCTTCTCTTTAAGGACGTGCCCAATCCTGCCAGAATCGACTGACAGAAGCGCGGAGCCGCCCAGGGTTCCGCCTTAGCACGTATTTTCTCAGTTATTCATGGAGACAAAGCCCCCAAGAGGATAGACTCCTCCTTGAGGGTCGCGTCTGCTCGATCCAGGCTATCCATTACCGCACCAGAAGGAGTTCCTATGGACATCGGATTCATCGGGCTGGGGAAAATGGGCATGAACATGGTCACCCGGTTGCAACGTGACCGGCACCGCGTGGTGGTCTATGATCGATCGGCAGATCTGGTCAAACAGGCCGTCGGAGTCGGTTGCGTCGGCGCGTCCTCGCTTGCGGACCTCGTCGGCCAGCTCAAAGGCCCGCGCGCGGTCTGGATCATGGTCCCATCCGGCGCGCCAACGGAAGACACCGTGCAGGCCGTCGCGGCGCTTCTCCAGGCTGGCGACACGGTCATCGATGGCGGCAACACCAGATTCCACGACGATGTGCGGCGGGCCGCGGACCTCAAGAAAAAACAGATCCACTATGTCGATGCCGGCACCAGCGGCGGCATTTGGGGCCTGACCATCGGCTATTGCCTGATGGTCGGCGGCGACGAGGCGCCCGTGAAACAGCTCGCGCCGATTTTCACGACGCTGGCGCCAGAAGAAGGCTGGGCTCACGTCGGAGGAGTCGGCGCGGGACATTACGTCAAAATGGTGCATAACGGCATCGAGTACAGCATGATGCAGGGCTATGCGGAAGGCTTCGAGCTGATGGCGAAGAGCGACTACCAGCTCAACCTCGCCAAGATCGCAGACCTTTGGATGCACGGCAGCGTCGTCCGCTCCTGGCTCTTGGAATTGGCAGCCGGCGCCTTGAAAGAAGATCCCCGGCTGGAACAGTTAAAAGGGTACGTGCAGGATTCCGGCGAAGGCCGCTGGATGATCGCCGATGCGATCGAGAAGGATGTCCCGGTCCCGACGCTCGCAACGGCATTATTCACTCGCTTCCGATCGCGGCAAAACGAGTCCTTCGCGGAAAAGATGCTGGCCGCGTTGCGCAACGCCTTCGGCGGCCATGCGATTCGCCGGTAAGGCAGAAACCCATGGCCCCCATTATCCCGCGCATCGATATCAACCCCTCACAGGAGACGATCCCCCCGGTCGAACCCTGCACCCTCGTCATCTTCGGCGGGTCCGGCGATCTCGCACGCCGACGCCTGATTCCTGCCCTCTATAACCTGCTCCTCGACGGACTCCTTCCGCCACACTCTGCGGTGATCGGGCTAGGCCGGAAGCCGATGACCGACGAGGAATTCCGCGCCACGGTCCGTGACGGCGTCGTCGCCCATTCCCGGCAAGCCCTGGCAGAGGACAAGTGGAAAGACTTCGCGCCACATCTCTTTTACCTGGCTGGTGACAATGAGGACCCGAACACCTATGCCAGACTGAAATCCCGAGCAGAAGAGATTGAGCGAAATCTACAGTTGCCCGGCAACCGGATCTTCTACCTGAGTATTCCGCCCAGTTCGTTTGCGCCGGTCTGCGAGGGACTGGAGCAAGCAGGATTGGTGACGAAACCGGGATCTCAGACCGCCTACTCCCGTATCATCGTCGAGAAACCGGTCGGCCGCGACTTAGCCTCCGCCCAGGCCATCAACCAGGTCACGGGACGCGTCTTCGACGAGTCGCAGATCTTCCGCATCGATCACTATCTGGGCAAAGAAACCGTCCAGAACTTGATGGTCGTCCGGTTCGCCAACTGCATCTTCGAGCCGATTTGGAACCACAAATACATCGACCACGTACAGATCACCGTGAGCGAAGCGGAAGGCGTCGGCACCAGGGCCAGTTTCTACGAAGAAGCCGGGGCCTTGCGCGACATGGTGCAGAACCATATCCTCC
Proteins encoded in this window:
- the zwf gene encoding glucose-6-phosphate dehydrogenase, with the translated sequence MAPIIPRIDINPSQETIPPVEPCTLVIFGGSGDLARRRLIPALYNLLLDGLLPPHSAVIGLGRKPMTDEEFRATVRDGVVAHSRQALAEDKWKDFAPHLFYLAGDNEDPNTYARLKSRAEEIERNLQLPGNRIFYLSIPPSSFAPVCEGLEQAGLVTKPGSQTAYSRIIVEKPVGRDLASAQAINQVTGRVFDESQIFRIDHYLGKETVQNLMVVRFANCIFEPIWNHKYIDHVQITVSEAEGVGTRASFYEEAGALRDMVQNHILQLLCLVAMEPPHSLDPDVIRNAKMDVLRCLKPITDQDVEQVTVRAQYSKGATHGAPTPGYRREQGIHPDSTVETYVAIKCFVENWRWSGVPFYLRTGKALPHRASEIAVQFKDIPQTLFNANAQQPQPPNVLALRIQPEEGLSLRIVSRVPGTRAETHAVEMDFQYSDVFGRPSPEAYERLLHDVMAGDTSRFMRRDAVEASWAWITKILEGWQQQGLRELPEYEAGTCGPVEADRLIENDGRAWRTL
- the gnd gene encoding decarboxylating 6-phosphogluconate dehydrogenase, with translation MDIGFIGLGKMGMNMVTRLQRDRHRVVVYDRSADLVKQAVGVGCVGASSLADLVGQLKGPRAVWIMVPSGAPTEDTVQAVAALLQAGDTVIDGGNTRFHDDVRRAADLKKKQIHYVDAGTSGGIWGLTIGYCLMVGGDEAPVKQLAPIFTTLAPEEGWAHVGGVGAGHYVKMVHNGIEYSMMQGYAEGFELMAKSDYQLNLAKIADLWMHGSVVRSWLLELAAGALKEDPRLEQLKGYVQDSGEGRWMIADAIEKDVPVPTLATALFTRFRSRQNESFAEKMLAALRNAFGGHAIRR